A genomic window from Thunnus maccoyii chromosome 2, fThuMac1.1, whole genome shotgun sequence includes:
- the LOC121908203 gene encoding E3 ubiquitin-protein ligase TRIM21-like, giving the protein MSAASCLLSKDQFLCSICLDVFTDPVTTSCGHNFCKNCITEYWDINDQCQCPTCAKLFYTRPKLRVNTFISEMVAKAKLLAEQKASSSSSEQQAAKPGEVPCDICTRTKLKALKSCLVCLTSYCETHLEPHLIMSGLKRHQLMDPVENLEGRMCMKHDKPLELFCKTDQTCVCMLCSVLDHKTHEFVPLKEEYEGKKAELGKTEAETQQMIEERQMMIQKIKHSVKQGKANADREIADSVRVFNFLIDSVERSQAELIETIEEKQRTTEKQAEDFIKELEQEISELMKRSSEVEKLSHSEDHLHLLRNFPSLKAAPPTKDWTEVSVHPSYEGTVVRAVTQLEETLSKEMKKLFEAELKRVQQYAVDVTLDPDTAHPDLILSDEGKQVNHGDEEKNLPDNPERFSTGLCVLGKQSFSSGRFYFEVQVEGKTEWTLGVARESINRKGLITLSPDDGYWTIWLRYGNEYKAFDNPDVHLSLQSEPQKVGVFVDYEEGLVSFYDVDAAALIYSFTGCSFTEKLYPFLNPGFNDDGKNSVPLILSHLNH; this is encoded by the coding sequence atgtctgctgccagctgtctgcTATCTAaagatcagtttctgtgctccatctgtctggatgtgttcactgatccagtcaccacatcatgtggacacaacttctgcaaaaactgcatcactgaaTACTGGGATATTAATGACCAGTGTCAGTGTCCCACATGTGCAAAGCTTTTCTACACAAGACCCAAGCTGCGGGTCAACACTTTCATCTCTGAGATGGTTGCTAAGGCCAAACTGTTGGCTGAACAGaaggccagcagcagcagttcagagcaacaagctgccaaaccagGAGAAGTTCCCTGTGACATCTGTACCAgaaccaaactgaaggcccTGAAGTCCTGCCTGGTGTGTCTGACCTCCtactgtgagactcacctggagccTCATCTGATAATGTCAGGTCTGAAAAGACATCAGCTGATGGACCCTGTGGAGAACCTGGAGGGCAGGATGTGTATGAAGCACGATAAACCTCTGGAGCTGTTCTGTAAGACCGACCAGACATGTGTCTGCATGCTGTGCTCTGTTTTAGACCACAAGACACATGAGTTTGTTCCTCtgaaagaagaatatgaaggaaagaaggcagagctggggaagacagaggctgaaactCAGCAAATGATTGAGGAGCGTCAAATGATGATTCAGAAGATCAAACACTCAGTCAAGCAAGGTAAAGCaaatgcagacagagagatagcAGACAGTGTTCGGGTCTTCAATTTTCTTATAGACTCTGTTGAGAGAAGCCAGGCAGAGCTCATTGAGACGATTGAAGAGAAGCAAAGaacgacagagaaacaggctgaagacttcatcaaagagctggaacaggaaatctctgagctgatgaAGAGAAGCTCTGAGGTGGAGAAGCTCTCACACTCTGAAgatcacctccacctcctccgaAACTTCCCATCCCTGAAAGCTGCTCCACCAaccaaagactggacagaggtcAGCGTCCATCCATCATATGAGGGGACTGTGGTGAGAGCTGtgactcagctggaggagacgctcagtaaagagatgaagaagctgtttgaggctgagctgaagagggtccagcagtatgcagtggatgtgactcttgatcctgatacagcacatcccgatctcatcctgtctgatgaagGGAAACAAGTAAATCATGGTGATGAGGAGAAGAATCTCCCAGACAATCCAGAGAGATTTTCTACTGGCCTTTGTGTTTTAGGAAAGCAGAGTTTCTCTTCAGGCAGATTTTACTTTGAGGTTCAGGTTGAAGGGAAGACTGAATGGACTTTAGGAGTGGCCAGAGAGTCCATCAACAGGAAAGGACTAATCACACTGAGTCCTGACGATGGTTACTGGACTATATGGTTGAGATATGGAAATGAGTACAAAGCTTTTGACAACCCTGAcgtccatctctctctgcagtctgagcctcagaaggtgggggtgtttgtggattatgaggagggtctggtctccttttatgacgtagatgctgcagctcttatCTACTCCTTTACTGGCTGCTCCTTCACTGAAAAACTCTACCCATTCTTAAATCCCGGGTTTAATGATGATGGTAAAAACTCTGTCCCTCTGATTTTATCTCATCTCAATCACTAA
- the LOC121908156 gene encoding E3 ubiquitin-protein ligase TRIM21-like, giving the protein MSAASCLLSEDQFLCSICLDVFTDPVTTPCGHNFCKNCINEHWNIKVPWQCPMCKEIFTTRPELHKNTFISEMVSQFRQEAQQKASSSSSEQQAAKPGEVPCDVCTGTKLKALKSCLVCLTSYCETHLEPHLTVSGLKRHQLINPVENLEDRMCMKHDKPLELFCKTDQTCVCMLCSVLDHKTHEFVPLKEEYEGKKAELGKTEAEIQQMIQKRRLKIQEIKRSVNFSKGNAEKEIAEGVQVFTTLMQSVERSLNEFIDMTEEKQRTTEKQAEDFIKELEQEISELKKRSSEVEKLSHSEDHLHLLQNFLSLKPAPPTKDWTEVSVRPPSYEGTVVRAVTQLEETLRNEMKKLFEVELKRIQRYAVNVTLDPDTANPHLILSDDEKQVNHGDVKKDLPENPERFSNCISVLGKQSFSSGSIYFEVQVKWKTKWTLGVARESINRKENIPLSPQDGYWTICLRNRNEYSACNNSLVRLSLESRPQKVGVFVDYEEGLVSFYDAYTAQLICYFTGCSFTEKLYPYFSPCPNDGGKNSAPLIICPVNQTE; this is encoded by the coding sequence atgtctgctgccagctgtctgctatctgaagatcagtttctgtgctccatctgtctggatgtgttcactgatccagtcaccacaccatgtggacacaacttctgcaaaaactgcatcaaTGAACACTGGAATATAAAAGTCCCATGGCAGTGTCCCATGTGTAAAGAGATTTTTACCACACGACCTGAGCtacacaaaaacactttcatCTCTGAGATGGTTTCTCAGTTCAGAcaggaagctcaacagaaagccagcagcagcagctcagagcaacaagctgccaaaccagGAGAAGTTCCCTGTGACGTCTGTActggaaccaaactgaaggccctgaagtcctgtctggtgtgtctgacttcctactgtgagactcacctggagccTCATCTGACAGTTTCAGGCCTGAAAAGACATCAGCTGATCAACCCTGTGGAGAACCTGGAAGACAGGATGTGTATGAAGCACGATAAACCTCTGGAGTTGTTCTGTAAGACCGACCAGACATGTGTCTgcatgctctgctctgttttagaccacaagacacatgagtttgttcctctgaaagaagaatatgaaggaaagaaggcagagctggggaagacagaggctgaaattcagcagatgatccagaagagaCGACTGAAGATTCAAGAGATCAAACGGTCAGTCAACTTCAGCAAAGGAAATGCAGAGAAAGAAATAGCAGAAGGTGTTCAGGTCTTCACAACTCTGATGCAGTCTGTTGAGAGAAGCCTGAATGAGTTCATTGACATGACTGAAGAGAAGCAAAGaacgacagagaaacaggctgaagacttcatcaaagagctggaacaggaaatctctgagctgaAGAAGAGAAGCTCTGAGGTGGAGAAGCTCTCACACTCTgaagaccacctccacctcctccaaaactTCCTGTCCCTGAAACCTGCTCCACccaccaaagactggacagaggtcAGTGTCCGTCCACCATCATATGAGGGGACTGTGGTGAGAGCTGtgactcagctggaggagacgcTCAGAAATGAGATGAAGAAGCTGTTTGAGGTCGAGCTGAAGAGAATCCAACGATATGCCGTGAATGTGACTCTTGATCCTGATACAGCAAATCCTCAcctcatcctgtctgatgatgagAAACAAGTAAATCACGGAGATGTAAAGAAAGATCTCCCAGAAAATCCAGAAAGATTTTCCAATTGTATTAGTGTTTTAGGAAAGCAGAGTTTCTCTTCAGGCAGCATTTACTTTGAGGTTCAGGTTAAATGGAAGACTAAATGGACTTTAGGAGTGGCCAGAGAGTCGATcaacaggaaagaaaacatcCCACTGAGCCCTCAGGATGGTTACTGGACTATATGTTTGAGAAATAGAAATGAGTACAGTGCTTGTAATAACTCTTTAGTCCGTCTCTCTCTGGAGTCTCGGCCTcagaaggtgggggtgtttgtggattatgaggagGGTCTGGTCTCCTTTTATGATGCATATACTGCACAACTTATCTGCTACTTTACTGGCTGctccttcactgagaaactctacCCATACTTCAGTCCCTGTCCTAATGATGGTGGTAAAAACTCCGCCCCTCTGATCATctgtcctgtcaatcaaactgagtaa
- the LOC121908190 gene encoding E3 ubiquitin-protein ligase TRIM21-like: MSAVSCLRSEDQFLCSICLDVFTDPVTTPCGHNFCKNCINEHWSINDQYLCPMCNKVFNTRPELHVNTLFSEMVSQFRQEAQQKASSSSSEQQAAKRGEVPCDVCTGTKLKALKSCLVCQTSYCETHLEPHLTMSGLKRHQLMDPVENLEDRMCMKHDKPLELFCKTDQTCICMLCSVLDHKTHDVVPLKEEYEGKKAELGKTEAEIQQMIQKRRLKIQEIERSVNFSKGNAEKEIAEGVQVFTALKESVERSLNELIETIEEKQRTTEKQAEDFIKELEQEISELKKRSSEVEKLSCSKDHLHLLQNFPSLKAAPPTKDWTEVSVRPSYEGTVVRAVTQLEEMVIKEMKKLVKAELKRVQHYAVDVTLDPDTANPWLILSDDGKQVNCSDVMKNLPNNPKRFSINPCVLGKQSFSSGRFYFEVQVKEKTKWTLGVARESINRKGKVTLSPQNGYWTIWLRNGNEYKALADPSVRLSLKSQPQKVGVFVDYEEGLVSFYDVDAAALIYSFTGCSFTKKLYTFFSPCNHDGGTNSVPLIICPVNQTE; this comes from the coding sequence ATGTCTGCTGTCAGCTGTCTGCGAtctgaagatcagtttctgtgctccatctgtctggatgtgttcactgatccagtcaccacaccatgtggacacaacttctgcaaaaactgcatcaaTGAACACTGGAGTATTAATGACCAGTACCTGTGTCCAATGTGTAACAAGGTTTTCAACACAAGACCTGAGCTTCATGTCAACACATTGTTCTCTGAGATGGTTTCTCAGTTCAGAcaggaagctcaacagaaagccagcagcagcagctcagagcaacaAGCTGCCAAACGAGGAGAAGTTCCCTGTGACGTCTGTActggaaccaaactgaaggccctgaagtcctgtctggtgtgtcagacctcctactgtgagactcacctggagccTCATCTGACAATGTCAGGTCTGAAAAGACATCAGCTGATGGACCCTGTGGAGAACCTGGAAGACAGGATGTGTATGAAGCATGATAAACCTCTGGAGCTGTTCTGTAAGACCGATCAGACATGTATCTgcatgctctgctctgttttagaccacaagacacatgatgttgttcctctgaaagaagaatatgaaggaaagaaggcagagctggggaagacagaggctgaaattcagcagatgatccagaagagaCGACTGAAGATTCAAGAAATCGAACGGTCAGTCAACTTCAGCAAAGGAAATGCAGAGAAAGAAATAGCAGAAGGTGTTCAGGTCTTCACCGCTCTGAAGGAGTCTGTTGAGAGAAGCCTGAATGAGCTCATTGAGACGATCGAAGAGAAGCAAAGaacgacagagaaacaggctgaagacttcatcaaagagctggaacaggaaatctctgagctgaAGAAGAGAAGCTCTGAGGTGGAGAAGCTCTCATGCTCCAaagaccacctccacctcctccaaaactTCCCCTCCCTGAAAGCTGCTCCACccaccaaagactggacagaggtcAGCGTCCGTCCATCATATGAGGGGACTGTGGTGAGAGCTGtgactcagctggaggagatgGTCattaaagagatgaagaagctgGTTAAAGCTGAGCTGAAGAGGGTCCAGCATTAtgcagtggatgtgactctTGATCCTGATACAGCAAATCCCTGgctcatcctgtctgatgatgggAAACAAGTAAACTGTAGTGATGTGATGAAGAATCTCCCAAACAACCCAAAGAGATTTTCTATAAATCCCTGTGTGTTAGGAAAGCAGAGTTTCTCTTCAGGCAGATTTTACTTTGAGGTTCAGGTTAAAGAGAAGACTAAATGGACTTTAGGAGTGGCCAGAGAATCGATCAACAGGAAGGGAAAAGTCACGCTGAGTCCTCAGAATGGTTACTGGACTATATGGttgagaaatggaaatgagtaCAAAGCTCTTGCTGACCCTTCAGTTCgtctctctctgaagtctcagcctcagaaggtgggggtgtttgtggattatgaggagggtctggtctccttttatgacgtagatgctgcagctcttatCTACTCCTTTACTGGCTGCTCCTTCACTAAGAAACTCTACACATTCTTCAGTCCCTGTAATCATGATGGTGGTACAAACTCCGTCCCTCTGATCATctgtcctgtcaatcaaactgagtAA
- the LOC121908197 gene encoding E3 ubiquitin-protein ligase TRIM21-like, with translation MSAASCLLSEDQFLCSICLDVFTDPVTTSCGHNFCKNCITEHWNSNDQYLCPICKKVFNTRPELDINTFISEMVSQFRQEAQQKASSSTSEQQAAKPGEVPCDICTGTKLKALKSCLVCLISYCETHLDPHLTMSRLKRHQLMDPVENLEDRMCMKHDKPLELFCKTDQTCVCVLCSVLDHKTHEFVPLKEEYEGKKAELGKTEAEIQQMIQKRRLKIQEIKHSVDLSKEDADREKAEGVQVFIALKESVERSLNELIETIEEKQRTTEKQAEDFIKELEQEISELMKRSSEVEKLSRSEDHLHLLQNFPSPKAALPTNDWTEVSVRPSYEGTVVRAVTQLEETLSKEMKKLFEAELKRVQQYAVDVTLDPDTANPQLILSDDGKQVYCDNVKKNLPDNPERFSLCPCVLGKQSFSLGKFYFEVQVKGKTEWVLGVARESINRKGQITLSPKYGYWSICLKNGNEYIAGNNPSVRLSLKSQPQKVGVFVDYEEGLVSFYDLDAAALIYSFTGCSFTEKLYPYFFPFFNDGGTNSAPLIICPVNQTE, from the coding sequence atgtctgctgccagctgtctgctatctgaagatcagtttctgtgctccatctgtctggatgtgttcactgatccagtcaccacatcatgtggacacaacttctgcaaaaactgcatcactgaaCACTGGAACAGTAATGACCAGTATCTGTGTCCCATCTGTAAAAAGGTTTTCAACACAAGACCTGAGCTAGACATCAACACTTTTATCTCTGAGATGGTTTCTCAGTTCAGAcaggaagctcaacagaaagccagcagcagcacctcagagcaacaagctgccaaaccagGAGAAGTTCCCTGTGACATCTGTActggaaccaaactgaaggccctgaagtcctgtctggtgtgtctgatCTCCTACTGTGAGACGCACCTGGATCCTCATCTGACAATGTCACGCCTGAAAAGACATCAGCTGATGGACCCTGTGGAGAACCTGGAAGACAGGATGTGTATGAAGCACGATAAACCTCTGGAGCTGTTCTGTAAGACCGATCAGACATGTGTCTGcgtgctctgctctgttttagaccacaagacacatgagtttgttcctctgaaagaagaatatgaaggaaagaaggcagagctggggaagacagaggctgaaattcagcagatgatccagaagagaCGACTGAAGATTCAAGAGATCAAACACTCAGTTGACCTCAGTAAggaagatgcagacagagagaaagcagaaggtGTTCAGGTCTTCATCGCTCTGAAGGAGTCTGTTGAGAGAAGCCTGAATGAGCTCATTGAGACGATTGAAGAGAAGCAAAGaacgacagagaaacaggctgaagacttcatcaaagagctggaacaggaaatctctgagctgatgaAGAGAAGCTCTGAGGTGGAAAAGCTCTCACGCTCTgaagaccacctccacctcctccaaaactTCCCATCCCCGAAAGCTGCTCTACCCACCAACGACTGGACAGAGGTCAGCGTCCGTCCATCATATGAGGGGACTGTGGTGAGAGCTGtgactcagctggaggagacgctcagtaaagagatgaagaagctgtttgaggctgagctgaagagggtccagcagtatgcagtggatgtgactcttgatcctgatacagcaaatcctcaactcatcctgtctgatgatggaAAACAAGTATACTGCGATAATGTGAAGAAGAATCTCCCAGACAACCCAGAGAGATTTTCTCTTTGTCCCTGTGTTTTAGGAAAGCAGAGTTTCTCTTTAGGCAAATTTTACTTTGAGGTTCAGGTTAAAGGGAAGACCGAATGGGTTTTAGGAGTGGCCAGagagtcgatcaacagaaaggGGCAAATCACACTGAGCCCTAAGTATGGTTACTGGTCTATATGTTTGAAGAATGGAAATGAGTACATAGCTGGTAATAACCCTTCAGTCCgtctctctctgaagtctcagcctcagaaggtgggggtgtttgtggattatgaggagGGTCTAGTCTCCTTTTATGACTTAGATGCAGCAGCTCTCATCTACTCCTTTACTGGCTGctccttcactgagaaactctacCCATActtctttcccttttttaatGATGGTGGTACAAACTCCGCCCCTCTGATCATctgtcctgtcaatcaaactgagtAG
- the LOC121908185 gene encoding E3 ubiquitin-protein ligase TRIM39-like codes for MSAASCLLSEDQFLCCICLDVFTDPVTTPCGHNFCKNCITENWNVNVPCQCPMCKEIFNIRPDLKVNTLLTEMVSQFRQEAQQKASSSSSEQQAAKPGEVPCDVCTGTKLKALKSCLVCLTSYCETHLEPHLTVSGLKRHQLMDPVENLEDRMCMKHDKPLELFCKTDQTCVCMLCFVVDHKTHDVVPLKEEYEGKKAELGKTEAEIQQMIQKRRLKIQEIKRSVNFSKGNAEKEIAEGVQVFTTLMKSVERRLNELIETIEEKQRTTEKQAEDFIKELEQEISELKKRSSEVEKLSRSEDHLHLLQNFPSLKAAPPTKDWTEFSIRPPSYEGTVVRAVTQLEETLSKEMKKLFEAELKRVQQYAVDVTLDPDTAHPHLILSDDEKQVKHGDVKKDLPENPERFSNCVSVLGKQSFSSGRFYFEVQVKWKTKWTLGVARELINRKENIPLSPQDGYWTVCLRNRKEYSACNNSLVRLSLKSRPKKVGVFVDYEEGLVSFYDADTAQFICGFFGWSFTEKLYPYFSPGPNDGGKNSAPVIICPVNQTE; via the coding sequence atgtctgctgccagctgtctgctatctgaagatcagtttctgtgctgcatctgtctggatgtgttcactgatccagtcaccacaccatgtggacacaacttctgcaaaaactgcatcactgaaAACTGGAATGTTAATGTTCCTTGTCAGTGTCCCATGTGTAAAGAGATTTTCAACATAAGACCTGACCTGAAGGTCAACACATTGCTCACTGAGATGGTTTCTCAGTTCAGAcaggaagctcaacagaaagccagcagcagcagctcagagcaacaagctgccaaaccagGAGAAGTTCCCTGTGACGTCTGTActggaaccaaactgaaggccctgaagtcctgtctggtgtgtctgacctcctactgtgagactcacctggagccACATCTGACAGTTTCAGGCCTGAAAAGACATCAGCTGATGGACCCTGTGGAGAACCTGGAAGACAGGATGTGTATGAAGCACGATAAACCTCTGGAGCTGTTCTGTAAGACTGACCAGACATGTGTCTGCATGCTCTGCTTTGTTGTAGACCACAAGACACATGATGTTGTTCCTCtgaaagaagaatatgaaggaaagaaggcagagctggggaagacagaggctgaaattcagcagatgatccagaagagaCGACTGAAGATTCAAGAGATCAAACGGTCAGTCAACTTCAGCAAAGGAAATGCAGAGAAAGAAATAGCAGAAGGTGTTCAGGTCTTCACAACTCTGATGAAGTCTGTTGAGAGACGCCTGAATGAGCTCATTGAGACAATTGAAGAGAAGCAAAGaacgacagagaaacaggctgaagacttcatcaaagagctggaacaggaaatctctgagctgaAGAAGAGAAGCTCTGAGGTGGAGAAGCTCTCACGCTCTgaagaccacctccacctcctccaaaactTCCCGTCCCTGAAAGCTGCTCCACccaccaaagactggacagaATTCAGCATCCGTCCACCATCATATGAGGGGACTGTGGTGAGAGCTGtgactcagctggaggagacgctcagtaaagagatgaagaagctgtttgaggctgagctgaagagggtccagcagtatgcagtggatgtgactcttgatcctgatacagcacatcctcatctcatcctgtctgatgatgagAAACAAGTAAAACACGGAGATGTAAAGAAAGATCTCCCAGAAAATCCAGAAAGATTTTCCAattgtgttagtgtgttaggAAAGCAGAGTTTCTCTTCAGGCAGATTTTACTTTGAGGTTCAGGTTAAATGGAAGACTAAATGGACTTTAGGAGTGGCCAGagagttgatcaacagaaaagaaaacatcccACTGAGCCCGCAGGATGGTTACTGGACTGTATGTTTGAGAAATAGAAAGGAGTACAGTGCTTGTAATAACTCTTTAGTCCGTCTCTCTCTGAAGTCTAGGCCTAagaaggtgggggtgtttgtggattatgaggagGGTCTGGTCTCCTTTTATGATGCAGATACTGCACAGTTTATCTGCGGCTTTTTTGGCTGGtccttcactgagaaactctacCCATACTTCAGTCCTGGTCCTAATGATGGTGGTAAAAACTCCGCCCCTGTGATCATctgtcctgtcaatcaaactgagtAG